atcacatcgtTTTCATCAATGTCAACAACAAGTGCAATCAAACTTAGTACCCTGGAGATTTGTCAGAGCTGGACTATCACGGTATAATACACCTGCAGAAAAAGATATTCCTAAAtaataaaagtagaaaataaatattaattggatctatgtgtttttctgccttgatatcaaaaagaaatatttactGCAACAAATGCACGTTGCAGTTTTTATGGTATTGCAAGAGAATAATTTTAGACAAGAAATtgagaaacaaacaagcaagGAAACAAGAAAGACGCAGACCTGTGGTCAGCAAAACGTGAAAAGGTCTTTTATGGTTTTCGGTAATTAAAATAGTCGTAGTTACCGAAGCAAAGTTtcaatcaaaagaaaaataaactgtaaaagaaaagagtCTGTTTCAAAGAAACGCTTTTCTATTTTCAAGAAActggttatgtttttattaaatgttatcAACAAGAGCCTATGATTTACACTcttagggaaaaaaaaaagttattattttacagaatacTGCAATATACTGTATTGAGAAAAAAGTCTAACTTTTGCAAGAATAATGTCTCAATTTTAAATATAGCTTTTATCTATTTTTtgcaaaaagaacaaaaaatgttattggAATTTCTTAACAAAATGCTGTAATGTTAGGAGCAAAGtcataaatgtgaaaaaagatgGTGGTACAAAATAATCACACCAGtagaagaaaacacactgagagAGTTATGCTGTCATTTTGAAGAAAAGCATAATTTTACAATGGAGTCAAAGTTTTACAagaaaagtcataatattacatgACTGAAGTTGAAACAAAAGAATAATAGTACAGGACAAAgataataaaattaattaataatgctCTGCTAGTTTCCTGCTAACTGAGCTCAGTGTGTCAAGCAACTGACAAACACATAAGTGGCATAATTACAGCTATACTGTACATATTAGAGCATAACTAGTAGTTGTACATAGTgcgactttattctcataatatcaTGACTTGTTCATTATAAAATTTGACTTCTTAACTTAGAATATTGTGACTTTACACTTTATACAAATCACAGATATTTTTGCTTAAAGTAGCCCCGAAAAAATCCCTTCAATGGCAAACAGAGTGAGATGTCACAACGACATCACTGGAGAAAATGgcagacacaaaagaaaaacacactcactctgctTCAGGCTCTGTGTCACTGGGAATCTGAGTGTTACAGTTTGCAGTGCATCCTGTCCAGCACACTAACAAAGAGGCAGTGTCTGTGGTTAAGAGGCAAGGGGAGAAAAGTAGTAAAGAAATCAAAAAGTTGCAGGGTACTGAGTGGGGACTGGAGTAGTGAGAGTATATTCAATGCCCTAACATAAAGAACCATATTATTCCATTTAGCTTACACATTATATGTAGCAGTCAGTTCCTTTACACTGACTGTACCTAGAAGTACACAACGACATATACTGTGTCTAATCATGAATATAAATAACACCATCAACACTTCTTAACTACTTAAATCAAACAGGCTCATGTCAATGATCCTGGTGTGAAGGCTTGAATCCAGCTTCAGTCTGTGAAGCCTCAGGGTGTCCGGTCACGTCAAGTAACATTTAAGACTTAAGAGCTTTTCAGTATCAGAGACAATCAAGTCAGTGGAGGATATTGAACTTCAGAGTAAAGTTCTAAAGGACTAGGCTGTAAGGTTTTAGATGGGATGGTGACGTGTACTGCTGAAATCAATACAGACTTATAAGTGTGAATCCCTTTTAGATTTGATGTATCATCTTCAGAATCAGTCACAGAGTCAGTGGCTCATCTTCCTCTCCACTGTAACATATTAAAAGTGTGTAACGTAACGTGCACTGACATGCATCCTGCTAACAGTCTTCCCTCAGAGGTTAAGAGCATGTTTTAGTCTCATTTACTGTGTAGAGGTGACTGAATATTTTACATTGCAGTAGTATTAGAATGGCCAGCTGGGGGCTCTACTGTACATCTGCCTTCATCACCTGTTGCTGACCACATCTTATTACTGGTGAATTACAGTGTGTCTGTAAAGCTGGTGTGTGTATACACTTGAGACTGTGGACGACTCAGTGCTTCTGCCTGCCATCTATCTAATCCGATCCACTCACTTTTCAACTTTTCATGTGAAAGGTGCTATGTGCAGCATTAAAACCATCATGAAGCCATGAACATGTTGTTTGGTTCAGAGGAAATAAACAATTCCAAATGATTCTTCTCATCTTTGCTCTTGCCTTTCATTTAGAATAACCGGTTACATTTACCTCTTAAGAGGTCTCTAGTATCAGCTCTTGAAGTCAAATTTAGCCTTGTCATAACATATATTTTCTCGAAGTGAAATCTTACACATCACAAAATTAAAACGtattatgaaatatttacacCTATGAATTGCCAGGTGGAACATCTGCCTAGGTAACTGAGCTCACCAAGCAACCTGACAAAATTTGCTTGCTAATAAAAGACCTATTTCGACGAGGTAAAGGGATTAGGTCGACAAATCAGATTCTACACTTAACAAAAcactaaatgtattttaaattaatatgtAAATTGAGACGACTTAAAAAGTAGATTTCACAGATCTCAACATTATGCGAATATATGCTAAAATATAGCAAGTGACGCTACAATGACTTTCTGATGCTTCTCAGCAACACATTACTTAAGCCTCTGCTAGTTAAAACAAATCTcatatttttacagttaacaTATAACAACAGTGCTAGTTACAAGCACTGCTGTTGTAATGTATAGCAAGTAGTTTCCAATGACGGTAGATAAAGAGGGACAACATCACAGCTTGCAAATGTGAAGACAAAACATCACCATCGCctccttgtggctggctgcagtataagtcataaaaGCACAAGTCAAATTAATTTCAAGCATTCATTTATGGCGATGCCCATCTCCAACATATTCATTTCTGTACAGCGGGGACAGTGTTGCCAGATGTACGATGATTCTTGTATTTGTGTGATAATGTTGCCCACTgcacaatcaatcaataatgCATCATGGACGAtaatcattcatcatcattttgtgACACTATTGCCAGTTGAAATCTGGATAGTAAATATGAATCACTTCTTTGTTTACGCATTCCTTCCCTCTTTCCTGCAAATCATGAATGTCGTGCTGTTGAACGTGGATATGGACCCCCACATCTTAATTTACGCATCTCTTCTCACATGATGTCTTTTCAGCCAATCATTCTGGTGATGATGAATGTCACCGTCATGTCCTGACGGGGTGACTCGCATTTCGCACTTTATTACAAGTCCTTCCTGtgtcatgtttcaaaataagagccttGTGCCTTGAAAAGGATCGATTCAGCAATCTTGACATAGCTTCGAATTATCGGTATTGAGCGTCCCATCCCAACTCTGGTCCCGTACGATAATTGTCCTCAAAATATGATAACTTTAGACTTCTGCGTAGGATACTTCAACATTTCCTATTTGGCAACGCTGAgtggggaggaagtggagatgtgtcttctatctttatatacagccaTTGGTTGTTACTAAGAAATTAGTTGTCATCCACCTACCACATCCAGGTCTCTAAACACAAGTCAAATTAAACTATGTGTTTCAAATCAAACTCCTTGGAAGACAATATGcaacaaaaaagtcaaaaaagtTGATTAACTGATGATCTACATCAAATTTTACACTGTGTGTCCCTGCGTCCATTTATGGCGGGAAGTCTATGCTGACTTtaaggcagacagacagatgtcaGGTTttgtttcaaacaaacaaactaacatgCTAACTTGCTAATTTCTATCCCACATTCTTTAGAATCTTAAGAGTGTGGAAATTAGTAGATTAGTATGCTATGCTAACATAAAAGTACAACTGAGGTACCATGGTTTTTTAGTAGAGGTATTCAGTCCCAGAGACAATTAACTCTGAACCCAAGGCTGATTTGGACCAACTGACCAACATGTGTATGCCTAAGTCAGGAAAATGGGGAGCAGGTGTAAGCACAGTCAGAGTAAATGTGATCACAAGATTGAGAGAGACAATTAGCTACACATAGCACATATTCATAGCAGGTGATGGTCTGACACTGCCTTgcactttctttttctgattGTCTTCTGGCTAAAAACACTTCTTACCTTAATTAATCTCAAATAGGTTTcatgtctttttctcttccacttTGCCTAACCCTTTCACATCACCACAATTTTGCCCAATAATCCTtatttagcttttctttttcctttttcagccTCCTGTCTTTCACTGCCTCCCCCACCACAGTCCACCTGTCATCTCTTTCTCACATTACTCCCAGAAGATGTTCGTGATGTCAGAGTCCAGGCTGAAGATCCAGATCACTAGTGGCGTAGCGATCAGGACGAAGGACCAGGACACATCCCTCAATGACTGGCGTAGCCTTGTCATCATGGCATTGAACAATCCCCCATTAGCCCTTGTTGCCTgtagctcctcttcctcttccattGTCTTTTTGAGTAACAGATTAGAACAAGGGAAAGATTAGACACAAAGCACTTAGAGTCATATAATTAACACTACTGCACATCAACATTTTCAAGCATGTCCTCTGACCTGGTTTCCCGGCTCAATATAGTTGCGTGCCAGGAACTTGAGGGCCTCGTCCATGAaaatgacaggaagtgacatcttTAACACCACCACCCACTGAGGCCATGACAGAGGGCGTATCTGGAATatcacctgcaaacacacacatacagaaggGTGAATAAATAAGCCCTGTGTGTTAGATGTTTTATGTGTGATACATGCCACCATTACGAGTGGATGTAAAAATTCATATCAAGAGACTATAAATTGACATTTAAGATTCAGTTTATGATGCTTTAAAAcgtgtttttaatttatagaCTGTATATTGATGGGATTCTTTTAGGATCACATTTACATCTGGTTCCATGTCCACATTGAGCTCTGATTgtaaagttgtgttttcatctcgtCTTCACCACATCCAGGTGTCTTGAGTAATGTGAAGACTGAGCAGATGACTGCATTCTGTGTTTACTTGCTAATGTCTGCGAGCTGCCCAGTTACTGCTTTCTCACGTGTTTTGGTACAGTGTCCATGTAGTTGTATGTTGATTAACAACACATTTGCATGTGATCACAATGTCTGCACACCACTGGAGGTGTTCTGATCCACCAGATCACAATCTGTCCTCAATGTGCCTTGTGTGCATTTACACCTGTGCTGTCATGTGGCCAAGCTCTACCCTATTACCAAAAGACATTATAATGCAGgagtaaatgtggtttcagacacatacagtacatgcatgtATAGTTACCGGCAGTGGGTCAACATAAAGAATGAGGAAGTGTAAGGCCATGGACAGACAGATTGCCCCCACCAGCCATGGGTTTGACCAGGGAGGCATTTTCATCAGGGACTGGTTTTCTGAAAGACTAGAAAGCataagaaaagcagaaaaatatTACTTTTACAGCTTAAAGGTTTTCTTCAGTCACTTTAGAGTTTAGAAAAAAGatgtttcatatttaatatgGGACAGCAGTGTAGGATATGAAATTCAGAATGAGTGAGGGAGTGTTTGTTCGTTATAACCTGTTCAAGGCGTTGCACATCTCTATGGTGACCAAGACAGACAGAGCCATAGTCATGGGATATGGAGACTCAAAGACCGAGCACTGCACACCAGCAAACTCAACATGGCCTTCAGTGCACTGCAGGTAGTGGgactgtggaggaaacaaaAGGGTGACTAATATTCACAGCACATACTCTAATGCTGCGTTTTGTTCACTTATAATTCTGCAGGTTCACACGTCTTAACTATGTTCTAACTGATACACCAACACATTTAATATTGAATTTTCACATATCTAATCGCTATCAGATATATTCTGGCGAGTAAGAAACAATAAATGTCAGACCAGAAATTCTAAACTAGGCTTGAGGAGATTCTCTACAGTGTAAACCGCTTATAGTGATCATCAACTGTTTATATGGATTAAAAAGCTTGGGACATAATTATTTGGTTGTGGTGATCAAGTAATCCGCTTACTTTGTTAATTTTGGTTCTTTTCACACATGTTTTGACGATAACTCCCAACGATATTGAGCCAAACCAAGCGCTACCCGTCTTCGCCTCCTGCTCTCCatgattctgttgtttttaccctgTCTGAGTTTACACATGTGTCCAGTGAcactgtttgtgtatgtgtgtttgtgtcagtgtgagtgtgagtgtgagagagaaagagagagagaaagcgggACAAGCTGATGAATGCGTGCAGCTATGAAGACAGACTTTACTCATTACTAGAAGTATTGATCATTATGAGGTAATCAGTGTTGATAATGTGgcgtcatttcaaacaaatcaatgttttaaCTGTAGCGAGTCAGAGACGCCAGCTGAGTCTGTCTGAGAGTGAGCAccggagtcagtgtgtgtgtgtgtgtgtgtgtgtgtgcgtgtgtgtgtgtgtgtgtgtgtgtgtttgtgtgtgtgtgcgcattcGCGAGTCTGCAATGTTACTTTTCCCTCAAGTTCCTCGGACTATCATACAGAAGCTACGCAATTCGTTCATAGTTATCAACTGCATATAATGATCTTGATTTTGCCCTGGGACAAATGTGATCACTATAAGTGGTTTccactgtattattatttttcaactACTGGAAATTATTGTTAAGTTTCCCTATAAGAGTTTAATAGTAGTTTGGTAGAGAACAGATTAAATCATGTCTTTAAGCTTTTTACCTTTCAAGACGTTCacctgtgtttgtatttattacaGAGCAGTTATTCATTACAGAGCTTGTCTACTAGAGCAATAGTTTATCCCACTAGATCCTGGTCACAATTCTTCATCACGTTGCCATGGGATATCACTCAAAACCACCCTCTTTTGACCGATTCTTAAAACCTATGCCAATAATATTATCTTATAAGATTGACATGGTGGGCACAACTGACTTACTAATGCCTCCACCAAACACAGAGCCACATTAACATTCCTTTAGAGTTGTTTGTGGCCAATTGGTGAACATAAGTCCAGTAATCTCTCTATTTAGctctgtgtttggtctccacTACCTCCAGAGAGAAATATTTGGCATCTCAGCTGCGAAAAGCTTCACAATGTTTACTACAGTGTtgtgcagctgtggctcaggaggtagagagggttgtccactaaccagaaaggTGTTTGTTTGATCCTCGTCGAGGTGATCTCAAGTCTGCATTCCAACAACACACTAAACCCCAAAtggtgtgatagaaaaagcacTGCATGTAGAAgagctgtatgaatgtgtgtgtgattgggtgAATGCAACTGTAAAGCACGTGGTGGTTGATAAAACCAGACAAACTTTATAAAATGCAgtgtagctgctttcagactgtGTAGATTTGTAGTGGACCGTTTTTTTGAGCTTTCTCCATTCTGATAAATTATTAAGATTATCTTCCTGTCTACATATCTTAAAATGCAGGTATAATAATGATTTGGAATTAAATATTGACCTAACATCCAGTTTTAGCATATAAATAGGCAGATGTTACCAATTACAAGCATGGTATAAGCTGTAAAGGTAAAGGTATAAAGGTTATCTTACCTTTATtgtcttatttttaaaaaggttgtCAAGTTgatcaatatatttaaataaacatgaagcTCTACTCTTTTTGCCAGTGTAATTAGACTTTTATGCATGTAATACCATGTTTATGGTCGCAAGACAGTTTTAGTTGCTCACTCTGTTTATGACATAGCCACAATGTATCTATTTAACAACAGTATATAAGGAGTATCTGTAGGTGCAGTGATGGGGAGATGTGTTTACCAGCTGATAGAAGGAAAGCTTTGGTCCATCATgggctgccataaaccaccaggcAGCAGCTCCAACCGTGGCTGCTCCCACATAACCTACAGATAAGGATGATAAGTCACAATGTGGTTTGTAACCTTGCAGGTTAGATACTGTAGTATGGGTCTAATGGGTATGGGTACTATtaatcatcaataataataacttgatgATCAAATTTTGTCCCAGGCTCATGACTCACATCCAATGATAAGGTAGCGACAGAACAACCAGCTGGAGATGAGAGGCTCTTTGTGGGAGCGAGGAGGGCGGGACATGATGTCCAGGTCAGGAGGGTTGAAGCCCAAAGCTGTTGCTGGGAAACCATCAGTGACCAGGTTGACCCATAACAGCTGGACTGGGATCAATGCTTCAGGCATACCGAGAGCAGCTGTCAGGAAAATactgagaggaaagaaagagataaaacagTGAGATGTTCAAATTATCTATAAAACAAATGGCTGTCAGTCTTAGAGTatcattcattttctgtgtcatCTCACAGTTTTTTTCTTACTTACCAGACCACCTCTCCTATGTTGGATGAAATAAGGTATCTGATGAactgtttcatgttgttgtaaATGGCTCTGCCTTCCTCCACGGCCGCCACAATAGTAGAGAAGTTGTCATCAGCCAGGATCATCTCAGAGGCTGATTTAGCTACGGCTGTGCCGCTGCCCATAGCGATGCCGATCTCAGCCTTCTTCAGTGCTGGTGCGTCATTCACCCCGTCACCTGTCTGAACCCACGAGAGAGGAGAAAGACGAAGGAGGATAATTTAAGGATATTGCAGGAGAGGTTAGCAACATGCTTAAGTGTGAGGCCAGAAGCTCACCATGGCAGTGATGTCATCCAGGCTCTGGAGATACTCCACTATACGACTCTTGTGTGCTGGCTCCACCCTGGCGAAGCACCGTGCTGTCCTGCAGGCCTGACGCTGCAGGTGGGGGGGCAGCTCATCAAACTCCCGTCCTGTCAGGCATCCGATGACCCCGGcaccctcctgctcctcttcctgctccgtGATGATCCCCACCCTCCGACAGATAGACAGGGCTGTCCCTTTGTTGTCacctggggagagagagagagagagtgtgtgcgagtTGTTAAATTAATACTAGGATTGGTTTGTTAATATGTAATCACAGCAGAGGGACTGACACCATTTTAAGACACAATGATGACGTTTCCAAGCAAAGCACAAAGTTCAGACTAGTTCATTGATGAAGGCCCTTATATTATAGCTCTAAGTCCGGcatcagccaatcaaatcaatcaaattacatttatatGCAATTATAGAAGCGCAGGAACTAATCACATTACATAATGTAAAAACAGCTTCTgtccaacatcaaacatcagagGAAGCTGGTGAACCTGATATGTGTTCATTTTGTTGTAAAACTTATTTTCACATTGCATGGACAGCTAGCATGGCATGTTAGCATAAAAGTCAATATGTTCTGTATTAAAAGTGGGAAACTGTGATTGGTTGTTGTCATTTTGAGAGGCCACAGTGACCAAAATTCAGCTCATCCGTGAGTCTAAGTGAATATGTAGTGAATTTCTCTATGGCCAGTCCTGATATATCACAATCACAGGAACGTGACATCACTGTGTCTTTGACTTTTGACCTGTGGCCAATGTTCAGATATTATGCACTCACAAggcaaaaatgtgctttgtgagtgaccttgaccttttgaccaTCGACAACGCGAACACAAAAAGTACTGCAATTTAATGACAACAACAATAGTTAGAAAAGTCCATCATCCCTACACATGATGTAAATCATATACAGGACAGCTGTGGTCATTCTCTTATCTGGTATACTACTGAAACTATATGTGTTGGCACACAGGTAGTAAAGGTGtgtttttgcacacacacacacacacacacactgtatggtTATAAGTGGAAACATGTCAGCTGTACCTGTGATCATGATGACCCGTATGCCAGCCTGCCGACACATTCGGACTGCGCCAAGCACCTCTTTCCTAGGGGGGTCCAACATGCCCACACAGCCCACAAAGGTCAGGTCCGACTTGGGTgcgaggaagggggggggggataaagaGAATTAGTTAAGCTTCTAGAACTACAAAAGACGATGAGAGGAGAGGTTCCAATTCACATTCAACATCTGACCAACTTCATTTCAGCTTCAAAAATTATTCAAACTATTTTTGTGCTAGAGACACATTATCTGgtccatgtttaaaaatatctcatcatcatcatcatcatcatcatcatcatcatcacctcatATTCAGCAAAGACAGCTGAGTTCTCCAGGTTGAGACAATGGATGTCCGGGGGTGTGTCTCGGGTTGCCATAGCAAGACAACGCAGTGTGTCCCGGCCTGACCCCCACTCCCGCACAGTGGTCAGGAGCTGCTCTCGAACTGCCGGGCTTAAAGGCACACGAGCAGAACCGCTGACCCGGATATGAGTACAACGTTCCAGCACGCTCTCTGGAGCTCCCTGAAGAGAGACCGGGAAAAAAATAAGACATGATGGAGATATGTAACATCCTCCGTATAACCACAGTGATAGTGGCGAGTGGTGTGACTGACCTTCACAAACATCTTGTTTCCAGAGGTAGACTTGGTGAGTTTATTTGATGAACAGAAGACAGACATGGACTTTCTGTCTCTAGAGAATTCAAGTGTTAACTCCTTCCTCATCAGCTGCTTAATCACCTGAACACAAagtgcaaagtaaaaaaacagaagttatCTACAGAGACCCAACATTCCCACATGAGCAATCACCTGGCGACAGCGCCAAAGACATCTTTGCTGTAGTTACTTTGAAAGAGAGCTAACAGAGAACCAGGTCTACAGAGTATAAACTACTTTTCATGGGTCAACACTGGGTCAATGGTCTCACAGGTGAGTAGATATAAGACTGACAAGAAGGTACAAAGTGATTAACATGTCCTGTATAAAAGTCCTGTATAAAAGATCCCTGCACTTTATTTAACTTAGCACaggcatctctctctctgtctctctctctttctttctcacaaacacacacacacctctctatAGTTGTCAAGACACctattggcataatgcattccctagccccttaacCTAAGCTTAGtgatcacaactaaatgcctaatcCTCACCTAAACCTAATCTTAACCCTgtccctaaaaccaagtcttaaccctcaaacagcccattgaatttgtgaggaccagccaaaatgatAGAATTGAACCAAAAGtggccctcataactatagatggacacgcgcacacgcacacacacttacagagcAGCACGCTGTAGCTCTCTCAGCAGGACTTAGTCTTCTCAAGTCAGTGTCAAACACGTTCATTTTCTCCACCAGGCAGCAGAGGGCAGTCTCTGTTGCCTCCCCAACCTTCTCGTACACTCCCTTTGcctggaacaaacacacacaacacaccactTTAAGACTGCATTCGTGGTAACACGTAATTAAAATCGGTATGCAGTTGTTAATGTTTCAAAACCATATATGGTTATCAATGATGGTGCGAGTCGTTTGTTTTCGTACTTCATTGAAGTCCAGTGAGGAGTCATTGCACAGTGCACAGATGGAGGCCATCTCCACCAGGCCTTCGTACTGACTGCACTTGACCACTGAGCCATTTTTGTAACTGGGGACAAAAAAAGTAGGGAATGTGACAGATCCAGACGGACAAGGGAATACTCAGGGAAAAGACCAATGTATGCAGGTTATTTGAAAGGCAAAGCAGAGATTAATTGGAAGGTTATGAATGCTTGTGTTAGTAATCCATATGTATCCATCATCCACTAACTGTCAGGGGTTTAGGGTTAAAGTTTAAGGACACTCACACTTCCCCTTCAGGGGCGTAAGTAGATCCAGTCACTGTGAACTCGCTCAGGCTGCAGTTCTCCCCTGACACACTGTCCACTACAAATatctaaacacacacgcagacgcACAGTAATGTTAGGAAATCACATTTGAGGTTAGTTTCATATTACAGGTTATTCCATCCAATATTACATTTGAGGGTTACTTCCTGGAGATTTAGTGTTGGTTAAATGTTAAACTTTACATAGTTATGGTACACATCTTATTGCAATTGGAAATGTACATTAATGTGCATTTACCAAAACATAATGGAGACAGTAGTGAGTTTGCTTCtcgagctgctttcagacatgcactgaactccagagatcctccagacattttccgTGGGGCCTGTATATATAAACGCAAATGTCCGAATGATGGCCTCCagactttctgtggactttcttcAGCCAGCCCCATCGTATTAAGACTGATAAATTCAGGAGGAGcctatgtgagaacacagcaggagatcctcaaCAGGATTCACAGCGAGCAAATTCTCCAAACttcctctggagttcatgtctgaaagcgtatagactctatataaagatggatgacatgaca
This is a stretch of genomic DNA from Paralichthys olivaceus isolate ysfri-2021 chromosome 8, ASM2471397v2, whole genome shotgun sequence. It encodes these proteins:
- the LOC109627366 gene encoding sarcoplasmic/endoplasmic reticulum calcium ATPase 2 — encoded protein: MDNAHTKTVEEVLGFLNVNESTGLSCEQLKKNREKWGTNELPAEEGKSLWELVLEQFEDLLVRILLLAACISFTLAWFEEGEGTITAFVEPFVILLILIANAIVGVWQERNAENAIEALKEYEPEMGKVYRQDKKSVQRVRARDIVPGDIVEVAVGDKVPADIRLTSIRSTTLRVDQSILTGESVSVLKHTDPVPDPRAVNQDKKNMLFSGTNIAAGRAVGVVVATGVQTEIGKIRDEMASTDPERTPLQQKLDQFGEQLSKVISVICVAVWAINVGHFNDPVHGGSWLRGAVYYFKIAVALAVAAIPEGLPAVITTCLALGTRRMARKNAIVRSLPSVETLGCTSVICSDKTGTLTTNQMSVFRIFVVDSVSGENCSLSEFTVTGSTYAPEGEVYKNGSVVKCSQYEGLVEMASICALCNDSSLDFNEAKGVYEKVGEATETALCCLVEKMNVFDTDLRRLSPAERATACCSVIKQLMRKELTLEFSRDRKSMSVFCSSNKLTKSTSGNKMFVKGAPESVLERCTHIRVSGSARVPLSPAVREQLLTTVREWGSGRDTLRCLAMATRDTPPDIHCLNLENSAVFAEYESDLTFVGCVGMLDPPRKEVLGAVRMCRQAGIRVIMITGDNKGTALSICRRVGIITEQEEEQEGAGVIGCLTGREFDELPPHLQRQACRTARCFARVEPAHKSRIVEYLQSLDDITAMTGDGVNDAPALKKAEIGIAMGSGTAVAKSASEMILADDNFSTIVAAVEEGRAIYNNMKQFIRYLISSNIGEVVCIFLTAALGMPEALIPVQLLWVNLVTDGFPATALGFNPPDLDIMSRPPRSHKEPLISSWLFCRYLIIGCYVGAATVGAAAWWFMAAHDGPKLSFYQLSHYLQCTEGHVEFAGVQCSVFESPYPMTMALSVLVTIEMCNALNSLSENQSLMKMPPWSNPWLVGAICLSMALHFLILYVDPLPVIFQIRPLSWPQWVVVLKMSLPVIFMDEALKFLARNYIEPGNQTMEEEEELQATRANGGLFNAMMTRLRQSLRDVSWSFVLIATPLVIWIFSLDSDITNIFWE